TACCTCCCGGATTTCCCACGCCAATGCTTCCAATGCAAGGTTTGAAGCCTGCGGCCACAATCATTGGCGTGAGATTGGTCCAAAACTGATTAAACCATTGAGAAGCTTGCACGGGGCGGTCCGGTGGATAACCAAGCGTGGGTGTTTGGCCCTCGTTGGGTCCTTCGATATAATCGAGCAGGGCACGATCCGAACTGGAGAGCGAGTTTATTGAGGGTTGCAATATGGTGGTCCAAAAATTGGTGGCGGCAGCCGAGGCATCCGGGTCGGAATCGAGCGTATACATACGCGGACTGTAAACGCGCAGGACAACTTTGCCGCCGGGTGTTCCCGATTTGTAAGCCCGCATGGCGTTAACCATACCGGAGCCGACGTCGAGAATTTTCAAGACCCTGGGATGACCGGCAATGATGTTGGATGAGCCGGCAGTGTAGGCGTTGATGAGGTGAGCGCTGAGCTTGCTGCTGCTGATTCCCTGAGCCACGAGGTTAACCAGGGCCGCCATAAAAAATGCAAATGCCAAACTACAGCGGAATAACGCGGCTCTGTTCATGTGAACCCGAAATTTCTCCAATTATTGAAGAAATGTCCAGTGCATGATGATGTCAATTCCGCTGACAATTGGTTTGAGAACGCGGCTTGGCAGTTCTTCTTTAATCCTGACTGGCAGAGGCGACAATTGGTTTGCGAGCAGTTGCTTGACCATTGCCGGAACCTGCTTCGAGTTGCTCACTGTATTTTCCACTGCGAGCCATGCCGTTGCATTCGGCGCGGTGAAGGAATGCCTGTTGAGCGGTTGCGCGGTTGGAAGGATTGCCCAGCCATGCATGCAAGGGAGCGTCTTGCAAGGCGCGGCCATACGAGAAACTTAGTTGCCAAGGATGCGGACCGAGTTGATTCATGGCATTCAAATGTTCGGTTGCCAGGATATCGTTCTGGCCTCCCGAGAGAAAGACAATGCCGGGAACGGCGGCAGGAACAGAATGACGCAGGACGCGGATGGTGGCTTTGGCGACGTCACTGACGCTGGCCTGTTCAGGAGAGTCCTTGCCGGCCGTGACCATGTTGGGCTTTAAGAGCATTTGTTCGAAGACGACCCGTTGCATAAACAATTCTTCAAAAACTATTCTAATAGTCAGCTCAGTGACTTCGGCGCAACGTTGTAAGGTATGACTGCCGTCCATCAATACTTCCGGTTCCACGATGGGGACAATCCCTGCTTCCTGGCTCAGGGCCGCATAGCAGGCAAGAGCATGAGCGTTGGCCTTGATGCAAGCGAGAGTGGGGATGCCGTTTCCAATGGTGATCACCGCACGCCATTTGCTGAAACGGGCGCCGAGTTTGTAGTATTCCTCGAAGCGGGCGCGGAGGCCGTCCAAGCCCTCGGTGATCTTTTCGCCTGGAAAACCAGCCAAAGGCTTGGCGCCCTTATCAACCTTGATGCCGGGGATCAGGCCCTGCTGCTTTAAGATTTCAACCAACGGGGTGCCTTCCTTATTTTTTTGACGGATGGTTTCATCATAAAGAATGACACCGCTGATGAATTTCGAGATGTCCGGAGTGGTGAAGAGCAATTCGCGGTAGTCCCGGCGATTTTCCTCCGTGTTCGGCACATTGATGTTTTTGAATCGCTTCTCGATGGTGCCGGTGCTTTCGTCAGCAGCAAGAATTCCCTTGTTTGGGGCCACGAGAGCCCGGGCAATCATTTCCATTTCCTGTGCGGCCATAGGTGTCCTTTCTGTGTGCATTCTATTCCACCTTGAGCTGGATGCAAACCAGGATGTTATGCAAATTTTGTAATACACTTGCTTTCCATTGCGGGTTTCAGAGAAGAATGGTTGAAATCTGCATGGCTTTAGGCAGATAAGTTATTGATTACATGGCCAGGACAAAATATTTAACCGAGCCGATCAAGACAAACCAGATGCCACCGGGAGTGCCCTATATTGTGGCCAATGAGGCGGCCGAACGGTTCAGTTACTATGGCATGCGGTCCATTCTCGTGGTGTTCATGACCAAGTACCTGCTGAACAGACATGGGCAATTGGATGTCTTGAGCGACACCGACGCCAAGTATTGGTATCACCTTTTCCTGGCTTCGGTTTACATTTGTCCAATTATTGGCTCAATTATCGCCGACGCGTTCCTAGGCAAGTACATGACCATCATCAGTCTTTCCATCGTCTATTGCCTGGGACATCTGGCCTTGGCTCTTGACGCGACTAAGACAGGATTGGCAATCGGGTTGGGATTGATCGCTTTGGGCTCAGGAGGCATTAAACCGTGTGTTTCGGCGCACGTGGGAGACCAGTTCAGCGCTGGAAATCAACACCTTCTACCGAAGGTTTTTAGCTGGTTTTACTTTTCCATCAACTTCGGTTCAGCGATCTCCACCCTGCTGATACCGATTCTCCTGGAAAGGTACGGACCGCATATTGCATTCGGAATTCCGGGAATTCTCATGTTTCTGGCCACGATCTTCTTTTGGATGGGGCGTTATAAATTCGCGCACATTCAACCTGCCAGAAATAAGTTTTTTGAAGAGACATTCAGTCCATTGGGGTTGAAGACGCTGGGCAAACTGGCTGTGATCTATGTCTTTGTGGCGGTATTTTGGTCGCTTTACGACCAGTCAAGTTCAGCCTGGGTGCTGCAGGCGGAGAAGATGGATCGACATGCGTTTGGGCATGAATGGCTGCCAGCACAATTGCAGGCCATTAATCCGTTGCTGATTCTTATTTATATCCCGCTGTTTACCTATGGGATATATCCCGCCATCAATAAAGTGTTTCCGCTGACGGCTTTGCGGAAGATTTCCATTGGGTTTTTTGTCACGGCTGCGTCGTTTCTCGTGCCCGCCTATGTGGAGTCGCGGATCGTGGCAGGTGAAACGCCGCATATCATTTGGCAGTTTTATGCCTACACGCTGTTGATCGCCGGAGAAATTTTCGTCTCGATCACCGCCTTGGAGTTTTCCTATACGCAGGCACCCAAACGGATGAAATCCTTTATTATGGCCACTTTCCTAGCTTCGGTGACTTTGGGAAACGTTTTTACGTCGCAGGTAAATGGGTTTATGAAGAGTCATCCTGACGTGGCTGGCAAACTGGCCGGTCCGAATTATTATCTGTTTTTCGCAGCTTTGATGTTCATTGCGGCAATATTGTTTATTTTCGTTGCCATCAATTACAAAGAGCAAACTTTTATCCAGGGAACAGAAGAATCCGCCAGTCAGCTATAGCAAATTAAAAACAGGCGTTATGCCTGAAACGCGGTCGGGATATTAACTCTGGCTTGACTGTGTGTTCTTCGAACAAAAAGGTTCTCCCCTCAACTGCAACGACTTGGGTTTTTAGATCACCGTCCTGTGTTCCCGTACGGTAGGCATGCGACGGGGAACCGTTTGAGTCATCAAGGTGAGCAAGAAAGCAAGAACTCCGACCACCACATGGGGCATCCAGACGTTGCGGGGTTGGTTGTGAAAGTTAAACAGCCATGGTGAGATGGCCAAAAATATGGTAAGTACATAGTCCACCCCCAGATGCATTCGCATCGGGATTATTTTAAACAACCCCAACTCATAATTTGTGAACAAGGCTTGAATGAGGATCAATAGCCCGATGGTTCTCGGGACATCCACTGCTGCTCCACCCAAGTGAGCGAAGCCGAATAGGTTCGGGGCGATAAGTAGAATAAAACCGACAAGGTAGTCAAGTATGCCGTGCACGTATGTTGGTATGGTTTTCATACAGTACATTTCTGCGGGTTTTACCCCTATACAAATAGGGAGTAAACCCACCTCATCAGACGGCCGGAATGATGTCATGCTAATAAACCTGCTGTGGGTAGCATGGTTGGATGCCAGACCCGCCGCGGAACCCTAAAGCCCCCATTCAGGGAACTCCTGACGAGCGGTGCCGTGCATAACAATGCCGAGGCAAGTGAAGGTGTGGAATGTCCGCACACCGGTCTATCGCATGGCAGGAGTGATGGAAACGTCGTTTCAAAACCGCATGGCCTTCGCTGTAATTCTAGCGAATTGGTCGTGCATTCTTGTATCTATGAAGCTCAAAAAAAATGAAACACCGCCAGCTTTGGAAAAAGGACAACTCTGGGTTACAGATAAGGGGCAAGTGGAAATAATGGATGTTGGCAAGACGCTGGCCCATTATCGAATGATTAATAACCAAAAAAGAACCCCGACGAATCTTGGGCCAATACAGGTTGTGCAGGAATATCTTCAAACCAATGGAGCTCGACTTATCAAAAATGAACGACTCGTCCGGGCGAGGGCGTGAATCAACAATCACTATTAATCGAAAACTCAGCTGGACTGCCAGCAGCTCTACTCAAATGTTTCTGAGTTGCCCAGCGGGGCGTTGTGATGATGCCAATGCCGAAAGGAATTTCCGAATGGCAGGAGAAATTTTGGATTGAGGCAAAAGCGGATGGTGCCGAGGGAAACTCCCAGCCAGTAAGAGTGGGACTGGATTGTTCAATCATCTCATGAGTCAAGCTGTGATCGGCTTGCCTAAATCTTGAGCGGGTTGGGTCCAGCCACATTTGGGGCAGATGCGCATCCCGGGCGCGATGCGCGAGTTGCAGTCCACACAACGAGGGCCAGTGTAGCTTTCCTCTTCCGCCAGTCTGGCAGGATTGCTTTCATCCGGGAGGAGGGCCAGGAGGATTGCCACCCCTACCAACCCGAAAATTGCAGCGAGGAAAACCACCGAGGTGTATCCCTTGGCCTCTGCCCAAAAGCTACATCCGCGAAAATAGAAAACTACCGCGAAGCTAAACGCCAGAACAGTAACGATCGCCAGGGTAACGCTCAAAAAGATGGGGGGATTGCTGAGGCAGGCTGTTGCTACGCAAACCAGACCGATAACAAAACATACGGTCATGTAGACGAACGATTGATTTGCCTGCTGTTTGTATTTGGTAATCATGGCAACATTTTTTATCGATTTCTGTTAAAATGCCTGCGTCATTAAATGTATCCTTGCAGTGCGGCACCCCTGAGTTGTTGGACTTTCGTTTTACCGGATTTACCCGTGGCGGTGCAATTGTGGGAATCCACGCAAAGAGCTTGAGGGGCAAATCCAGGGAGAGTCCAACCATGGAAGATAACTAAAAATATTTTCATACTTATCCTCTCATTTCTCATTACCACGCAAATGTGGTTACGTCCATGTGGGGTATCCACCGTCGGGAACATTTGGCGTGTTCGCGACTCTAATTCTTAGGGCTGTTATCTAACAAAGCAGTCTTCTCGCCATTCCAGATTAATCCGCAAGCGTGAAAGTGTGGTGAAAGGTGTCGCCTCATCGGAGCAGGATTCGTGATTGAGAAAATGAAGAAAGAGAATGATTAAGCTTGAATTCACAAAGGTGGTTATGAATGATTGGGTTATAAGGTTTTCTGTTGGCCGCGTGGAGTAAGGAGTGCAAAATAAGTTAATCGACGCGGAGTTTTTCTCAAACGACGTATGATGTGCTTTCCGTACAGATATGACGAAATCAACCGATTCGGGATGGACTGTTTTGGTCGCAGAAGATGATCGTGTAGCCAGGATTTTGATGGAAAGATCGTTTCGCAAGGCAGAAGCAAAATCCAATCTTCAGTTTGTACAAAATGGTCAGGAGGCGATTGACTATCTCGAAGGTAATGCTGCTTATGAAGACAGGACGACCTGGCCTCTGCCTAATCTGGTGTTGCTGGATGTGAACATGCCGAAGCGGGACGGCTTTGAAGTGCTCCAATGGATAAAACAGCATCCCCAGATGAAGAAACTGATCGTAGTGATGTTAACGAGTTCGGATGAGCCAATGGATATAAAGCGGGCGTATGAGTTGGGAGCG
The DNA window shown above is from Pedosphaera parvula Ellin514 and carries:
- a CDS encoding class I fructose-bisphosphate aldolase; the encoded protein is MAAQEMEMIARALVAPNKGILAADESTGTIEKRFKNINVPNTEENRRDYRELLFTTPDISKFISGVILYDETIRQKNKEGTPLVEILKQQGLIPGIKVDKGAKPLAGFPGEKITEGLDGLRARFEEYYKLGARFSKWRAVITIGNGIPTLACIKANAHALACYAALSQEAGIVPIVEPEVLMDGSHTLQRCAEVTELTIRIVFEELFMQRVVFEQMLLKPNMVTAGKDSPEQASVSDVAKATIRVLRHSVPAAVPGIVFLSGGQNDILATEHLNAMNQLGPHPWQLSFSYGRALQDAPLHAWLGNPSNRATAQQAFLHRAECNGMARSGKYSEQLEAGSGNGQATARKPIVASASQD
- a CDS encoding SPW repeat domain-containing protein translates to MKTIPTYVHGILDYLVGFILLIAPNLFGFAHLGGAAVDVPRTIGLLILIQALFTNYELGLFKIIPMRMHLGVDYVLTIFLAISPWLFNFHNQPRNVWMPHVVVGVLAFLLTLMTQTVPRRMPTVREHRTVI
- a CDS encoding POT family MFS transporter; protein product: MARTKYLTEPIKTNQMPPGVPYIVANEAAERFSYYGMRSILVVFMTKYLLNRHGQLDVLSDTDAKYWYHLFLASVYICPIIGSIIADAFLGKYMTIISLSIVYCLGHLALALDATKTGLAIGLGLIALGSGGIKPCVSAHVGDQFSAGNQHLLPKVFSWFYFSINFGSAISTLLIPILLERYGPHIAFGIPGILMFLATIFFWMGRYKFAHIQPARNKFFEETFSPLGLKTLGKLAVIYVFVAVFWSLYDQSSSAWVLQAEKMDRHAFGHEWLPAQLQAINPLLILIYIPLFTYGIYPAINKVFPLTALRKISIGFFVTAASFLVPAYVESRIVAGETPHIIWQFYAYTLLIAGEIFVSITALEFSYTQAPKRMKSFIMATFLASVTLGNVFTSQVNGFMKSHPDVAGKLAGPNYYLFFAALMFIAAILFIFVAINYKEQTFIQGTEESASQL
- a CDS encoding response regulator; this translates as MTKSTDSGWTVLVAEDDRVARILMERSFRKAEAKSNLQFVQNGQEAIDYLEGNAAYEDRTTWPLPNLVLLDVNMPKRDGFEVLQWIKQHPQMKKLIVVMLTSSDEPMDIKRAYELGANSYLVKSPLYPEFTDLIKCMDTYWLKHNRTCAL